CAAGGCCGACACGAAGTTTCGCCTCGTGTCCGAGGCGGCCGACGTGAAACAGCGCATCGCGGACAAAAAGCTGCGCGTCGCGCTCGAACTGCCGGCCAACTTCGACGCCGCCATCGCGCGCGGCGAGACTCCGAAGGTCGGCGTGCTCTTCTACGACGGCGAAATCAAGTCCGGCATCGGTGCCCGCGAGGTGGAGTCGTTCCTCCAGAAATACCGCACCGGCATCCTCGACCAACGCCTGAAGGAGCGCGGCCTGCCGCCGGAGTTCACCAAGCCGTTTGAGATGGCCCGGCAGAACGTCGCCCCGCCCGAGAAGGTCGGCGGCGCCACCATCGGCGGCTTCATTCCTTATCTCATCATCATCCTTTGCTTCTCCGGCGCGATGTATCCCGCGATGGATCTCACTGCCGGCGAGAAGGAACGCGGCACGATGGAGACGCTGATGTGCAGCCCCACCGCGCGCATCAACATCGTCTTCGGCAAATTCCTCACCGTGCTCACCGCCTCGGTCGCGACGATCGTGTTCTCGATGACGTCGATGGCCGTGACCGGTTCGCTCGGCGGCAAGCTATTCCTCGGTGGCTCCGGCATGGCGGCCGCGTCGGCCTCGGGCAAGGGACAGGCGGCCGCGAGCATGATGCCGTCGTTCGACCCCGCCGGGTTCATCGGTGTCTTCGCCATGGTCGCGCCGGTAGCGATCCTCTTCGCGGCGTTGCTGCTCACCGTCTCGCTCTTCGCCAAGAGCTACAAGGAGGCGCAGAGCTACGCCGGCCCCATGATCCTCCTCGCGATCATCCCCGCCGTCTTCGGCATGCTGCCGGGCATGGAACTGAGCGCGAAGACCGCGCTCATCCCGATCCTGAACCTCTCGCTCGTGTGCAAGGAGATGCTCTCCGGCACCTGGAACTGGAACTACATCGCCCTCATCTTCGGTTCGTCGTGCCTCTACGCCGTCGTCGCGCTCGTGGCGTGCGTGAAGATGTTCAACCGCGAGGACGTGATGTTCCGCGCCTGACCGCGCTTTTGTTCGTAGTGCGAGGCCGCCGACCGGGATCGGCGGCCTTTTTATTGGGCAACGATTTGTAAAAACCCGGGCCGCGCCGTAAACGCCCCGTCAATACCGGCCGCCCCCGTAGGCAGCGCGCCACTTGTGCGGTAAGCTGCGGTCGTCAGTCACCGACAACGCCCATGAACACACCCGACAACGCGAACCCGACCGAACACCTGCGCTACGAAATCGCGCAGCTCGAGAAGATGCGGCAGCAGATTTTCTCCGACATGGAAGCCCTGCGTCAGCAGGAGCAGAACTTGCGCAGCTACGAATCCCGCCTGCGCGGCGCGCCGCCGCCGAGCGGCACGACGGTCGCGCCTTTCACCGGCGGCTCGCGCGAGATCGATGCCGAACGCGAGAAGCTCTCGCGCCAGCGCGCCCTGCTCGAGGCGGAGCGCCGCTCGCTGGCCGACGACCGCATCGTCCTGCGCGAGGAGCGGACCGCGCTCACGCAATACGCCGAGGCGCTGAAGAAGCGCGAGGCCTGGCTCGAGGTGCAGGAGCGCGAGTTGAAGGCGAAGTCCTTTGCGCCACCGCCGGCTCCGGCGAAGAAGCCTGCGAGCGTCGCGCCGTTCGGCCTGCGCCTCGGGTTCAACGAGGTGCCGTTCTCCGGTATTTTTGGTTCCAATCGTCGCAGCGCGTAGGTGTGCGCGCCGCATCGGTCTGTGCGGACAATCGAGGAGCCCGGGCTAGGGATGGCCCGGGCTCTTCACGTTTCCGCCGGACGAAGTGATCCGGCGCGACCCAACCGCTCCGGCGGTGAGCCAACGCGCCGAGGGCAAAGTTCTTAATGGATAACAAACGCTCCGCGTCGCGGAGGGACGACGGCGCGCGAAATCCGGCGGTGAAAACGGCGCAATCTCGGATCGTGCGCGCGGAGCGCGCGATCGGCTCGTGAGCGGCCAATCGCCTGCCGCTGGCGCTCAGGTCAGCTTTTCCAGTTCGCCCAGCTTCGTGGCCGCGGCTTCCCACTCGGCGGTGGCGGCGTGGAGCAGGTCGACCGTGGTCGTGAGCTCGCGATTCAGATGCTGGGCGCGGCCGGCTTGCGTGTAGGTCTCGGGCTTTTCGAGTTCGGCGGTGAGCTCGTTTTGCTTCGTCTCGAGTTCGCTGACGCGTTGCTCGAGTTTGCCGACTTCGGTGCGGAGTTTCTTCAACTCGCCGGGATTCGGTTTCTTTTCCGCCGGAGTCTGGCTGGTGGCTGACCGCTGATCGCTGACGGCTTTCTGCTGCTTCGGGCGTGCGTCGGTGAACCCGGCGGTGAGCGCGGCTCGGGCGCTCGTGGCCTTCGACTTGTCGAGGTAGTAGTCGTAATTGCCGGCGTAGGGCGTGAGGCGGCCGCTGTGGACGTGCAGGACGTTCAGCGCGAGTTGGCGGATGAAATAGACGTCGTGGCTGATAAAGAGCAGCGTGCCTTCGTAGTTTTTGAGCGCGTTCACGAGCGCATCGATCGACGGGATGTCGAGGTGCGTCGTCGGCTCGTCCATCAACAACAGGTTCGGCGGATTGATGAGCAGGCGGGCGAGGGCGAGGCGGGATTTTTCACCGCCGGAGAGCACGTCGACGGGCTTGAAGACATCGTCCTTGCGGAAAAGGAATCCGCCGAGCACGGCGCGGGCCTGCTGCTCAGTGAGCTGGTTCTCGGCGGTGCGCAGCTCCATCACGTTTTCGAGGACGGAGAGCTCGGTGTTGAGATTGTCGCCGCGGTTCTGGGCGAAGTAGCCGGGCACGACGTTGCTGCCGAGCTCGCGCAGGCCGCCCTGGATCGGGATGACGCCGGCGAGGATTTTCAGGAGCGTGGACTTGCCCGCGCCGTTGGGGCCGACGAGCACGATGCGCTGGCCGCGCTCGGCCTCGAAGTTCAGGTCGCGGTAGACGACGTGGTCGCCGTAGGCCTGCTCGACGTGTTCGAGCGTGATGACCTTCAAGCCGGAGCGCGGCGGCTGCGGGAAGCGGAAATTGATCTTCTTGAGATCCTCCCACGGCTCCTCGACAGCGACTTCCTTGAGACGCTCGATCTGCTTCTCCTTCGATTTCGCGCGGG
This window of the Candidatus Didemnitutus sp. genome carries:
- a CDS encoding ABC transporter permease, whose amino-acid sequence is MNWKAIFVVYKKELKDQLRDRRTIISTIVIPTVVMPLIMFGFGTVMSKIIRQAQDEGTSVMVVNSAGAPELVKALKADTKFRLVSEAADVKQRIADKKLRVALELPANFDAAIARGETPKVGVLFYDGEIKSGIGAREVESFLQKYRTGILDQRLKERGLPPEFTKPFEMARQNVAPPEKVGGATIGGFIPYLIIILCFSGAMYPAMDLTAGEKERGTMETLMCSPTARINIVFGKFLTVLTASVATIVFSMTSMAVTGSLGGKLFLGGSGMAAASASGKGQAAASMMPSFDPAGFIGVFAMVAPVAILFAALLLTVSLFAKSYKEAQSYAGPMILLAIIPAVFGMLPGMELSAKTALIPILNLSLVCKEMLSGTWNWNYIALIFGSSCLYAVVALVACVKMFNREDVMFRA
- a CDS encoding ABC-F family ATP-binding cassette domain-containing protein: MLTLADVAKSYGTRELFSEVSLFVARTDRYGLVGPNGAGKSTLFNLILGEEQPDEGIIEWERGADFGYLPQESAPVGDETVLAIATSGKKLVPENDDDYDIDWTLEPRAKKILAGLGFREEDHDKPAKSFSGGWVMRAHLARLLVSEPALLLLDEPTNHLDLEALLWFQDYLTRYPGGLLIISHDREFLNTLCNGILELKGGTLNKYTGNYDDYLNEKDARREQQAALFKNQQREIAHLQKFVDRFGAKASMASRAKSKEKQIERLKEVAVEEPWEDLKKINFRFPQPPRSGLKVITLEHVEQAYGDHVVYRDLNFEAERGQRIVLVGPNGAGKSTLLKILAGVIPIQGGLRELGSNVVPGYFAQNRGDNLNTELSVLENVMELRTAENQLTEQQARAVLGGFLFRKDDVFKPVDVLSGGEKSRLALARLLINPPNLLLMDEPTTHLDIPSIDALVNALKNYEGTLLFISHDVYFIRQLALNVLHVHSGRLTPYAGNYDYYLDKSKATSARAALTAGFTDARPKQQKAVSDQRSATSQTPAEKKPNPGELKKLRTEVGKLEQRVSELETKQNELTAELEKPETYTQAGRAQHLNRELTTTVDLLHAATAEWEAAATKLGELEKLT